In Luteibacter mycovicinus, a genomic segment contains:
- a CDS encoding FaeA/PapI family transcriptional regulator, whose amino-acid sequence MTVYYPTISPAEFEKAMARACVRAITKAERYEPLRGGDQTAVQYGPLIREIADEADLSVPQTRRRLQALQLAGKVIRDDRRGGTTAWWLVGLADAQRPVAPAAVAAVAPPVRQALTAPVAARQHWSDVLGVPFDCSTSEARAAFRSAVAALDQADPDYPNQSRRVRDAIDACCRDHEIQIEE is encoded by the coding sequence ATGACCGTCTACTACCCCACCATCAGCCCCGCCGAGTTCGAGAAGGCCATGGCCCGGGCGTGCGTGCGCGCGATCACGAAGGCCGAGCGCTACGAACCACTGCGCGGCGGCGACCAGACGGCAGTCCAGTACGGACCGCTGATCCGCGAGATCGCTGACGAGGCCGACCTCTCGGTTCCACAGACGCGGCGCAGGCTCCAGGCGCTGCAGCTCGCCGGCAAGGTGATTCGCGACGACCGCCGCGGCGGCACGACGGCTTGGTGGCTCGTGGGCCTGGCCGATGCCCAGCGCCCGGTCGCCCCGGCGGCGGTCGCCGCTGTTGCGCCGCCGGTCCGTCAGGCCCTCACGGCCCCGGTCGCCGCGCGCCAGCACTGGAGCGACGTCCTCGGCGTGCCGTTCGACTGCTCGACGAGCGAAGCCCGCGCTGCTTTCCGGTCCGCCGTCGCAGCCCTTGACCAGGCCGACCCGGACTATCCCAACCAGAGCCGCCGCGTGCGTGACGCCATCGATGCGTGCTGCCGCGACCACGAAATCCAGATCGAGGAGTGA
- a CDS encoding DNA-methyltransferase, whose product MTVTIHTGDCRDVLRSLADCSVNTCVTSPPYFGLRDYDVHGQIGLEQTPEAFIAELVDVFREVRRVLRDDGTLWLNIGDSYANDGKWGGASGGKHAKALHGDTGVGRRKVVTGLKPKNLMLLPARVAIALQADGWYVRQDIIWNKPNAMPESVTDRCTKAHEYLFLLSKSERYYFDAEAIKEPAKEWSGRAATFDRVGNPVSEHVLPGQNAAQHRPRPSVKRGGFNGKTEAMASSGRNAFRAVVPMRNKRSVWNVATKPYKGAHFATFPKELIRDCILAGCPAGGTVLDPFGGAGTTGVASEELGRDSVLIELNPKYVGMSNTRLGLAGSAA is encoded by the coding sequence ATGACCGTCACTATCCACACAGGCGACTGCCGCGACGTGCTCCGGTCCTTGGCGGACTGCTCGGTGAATACGTGTGTCACCAGCCCGCCTTACTTCGGCCTGCGCGACTACGACGTGCATGGACAGATTGGCCTTGAGCAGACGCCGGAGGCGTTCATTGCCGAGCTGGTGGATGTGTTCCGCGAGGTTCGGCGTGTCCTGCGTGACGACGGCACGCTCTGGCTGAACATCGGCGATAGCTACGCCAACGACGGGAAGTGGGGCGGCGCCAGCGGCGGAAAGCACGCGAAGGCACTGCACGGCGATACCGGTGTCGGTCGCCGAAAGGTCGTTACGGGCCTTAAGCCCAAGAACCTCATGCTCCTGCCGGCTCGGGTCGCAATCGCGCTTCAGGCCGACGGCTGGTACGTGCGCCAGGACATCATCTGGAACAAACCTAACGCCATGCCGGAGAGCGTCACCGATCGGTGCACAAAGGCGCACGAGTACCTTTTCCTGCTGAGCAAGTCGGAGCGCTACTACTTCGATGCGGAGGCCATCAAAGAGCCGGCGAAGGAGTGGAGCGGTCGCGCAGCCACCTTCGATCGCGTTGGCAACCCGGTCTCAGAACACGTCCTGCCTGGGCAGAACGCCGCGCAGCATCGTCCGCGACCGTCCGTTAAGCGTGGCGGCTTCAATGGCAAGACCGAAGCCATGGCTTCGAGTGGCCGCAATGCGTTCCGCGCGGTTGTCCCGATGCGTAACAAGCGAAGTGTCTGGAACGTTGCCACTAAACCCTACAAGGGAGCGCACTTCGCCACTTTCCCGAAGGAGCTCATCCGCGACTGCATCCTCGCCGGATGTCCCGCCGGCGGCACGGTGCTTGACCCGTTCGGCGGTGCCGGAACGACCGGTGTCGCGTCCGAGGAGCTTGGCCGTGACTCGGTCCTGATCGAGCTCAATCCGAAGTATGTAGGCATGTCGAACACTCGTCTCGGCTTGGCCGGGAGCGCAGCATGA
- a CDS encoding recombination-associated protein RdgC, with protein MFYRNLTLFRFSPPVADDLSRLDGVLAEHRLRAVGPMEWSTRGFVSPFGRSEVALTQSIAGRTQFMAGFQDKMLPTSVVNDKLAERVQKIVDDEGRKVSGRERKRMKDDLLNELLPRAFVRSSRMAAYVDVRGGWLVVDTASRKAAENLLSMVREALGSFPAVPLAPEESPRVLLTHWVATGELSPGFVLGDEVELRDPATASGAIARCRRQDLDTDEVREHLRTGKQVFKIGLVFEDRISFVLGEDLVIRKLRFTDVVLDEQPDSPESAAAEADANFALMAAEYARLLSKLADLFKLPRPE; from the coding sequence ATGTTCTACCGCAACCTCACCCTGTTCCGCTTCTCGCCGCCGGTCGCTGACGACCTGTCACGCCTTGACGGTGTGCTTGCCGAGCACCGCCTGCGCGCCGTTGGCCCGATGGAATGGTCCACGCGTGGTTTCGTCTCGCCCTTTGGCCGTTCCGAGGTGGCTCTGACGCAGTCGATCGCCGGGCGCACGCAGTTCATGGCGGGCTTCCAGGACAAGATGCTCCCGACCTCGGTGGTCAACGACAAGCTGGCCGAGCGCGTGCAGAAGATCGTGGACGACGAGGGCCGCAAGGTCTCCGGGCGCGAGCGGAAGCGCATGAAGGACGACCTGCTCAACGAGCTGTTGCCGCGCGCCTTCGTCCGTAGCAGTCGCATGGCCGCCTACGTCGACGTGCGCGGCGGCTGGCTGGTAGTCGACACGGCGAGCCGCAAGGCTGCCGAGAACCTCCTATCCATGGTCCGCGAAGCGCTAGGCAGCTTCCCCGCCGTACCGCTCGCCCCCGAAGAATCGCCGCGCGTGCTGCTGACCCACTGGGTCGCCACCGGCGAGCTGTCGCCCGGGTTTGTCCTCGGTGACGAGGTGGAGCTGCGCGACCCGGCCACCGCGTCCGGCGCGATCGCACGTTGCCGCCGGCAGGATCTGGATACCGACGAGGTCCGCGAGCACCTCCGCACCGGCAAGCAGGTCTTCAAGATCGGCCTGGTGTTCGAGGACCGCATCAGCTTCGTGCTGGGCGAAGACCTAGTCATCCGCAAGCTGCGCTTTACCGACGTCGTGCTGGACGAGCAGCCGGACTCGCCCGAGAGCGCCGCCGCCGAGGCTGACGCCAACTTCGCGCTCATGGCCGCCGAGTATGCGCGTCTGCTCTCGAAGCTGGCCGACCTCTTCAAACTGCCGAGGCCCGAGTAA
- the ssb gene encoding single-stranded DNA-binding protein, with translation MARGINKVIVVGNLGQDPETRYTGSGTAITTLSIATSEAWTDKQTGEKQERTEWHRVKLFGKLAEIAGEYLKKGRQVYIEGSLRTDKYTDRDGIERYTTNIMANEMQMLGGQPSDRPADRYGESKFGGGERASGKSGKGRAQRDHDQQRSHDTPPPSNGAPVNDDFDRDDIPF, from the coding sequence ATGGCTCGTGGCATCAACAAGGTGATCGTCGTCGGCAACCTCGGACAGGATCCCGAGACGCGCTACACCGGCAGCGGCACGGCGATCACCACGCTCAGCATCGCCACGTCCGAAGCCTGGACCGACAAGCAGACCGGCGAGAAGCAGGAACGCACCGAGTGGCACCGCGTGAAGCTGTTCGGGAAGCTCGCCGAGATCGCAGGCGAGTACCTGAAGAAAGGTCGCCAGGTCTACATCGAGGGCTCGCTGCGCACGGACAAGTACACCGACCGCGACGGCATCGAACGCTACACCACCAACATCATGGCCAACGAGATGCAGATGCTCGGCGGCCAGCCTTCGGACCGTCCGGCAGACCGTTACGGCGAATCGAAGTTCGGCGGCGGTGAGCGCGCCAGCGGCAAGTCTGGCAAGGGCCGTGCGCAGCGCGACCACGACCAGCAGCGCAGCCACGACACCCCGCCACCGTCCAACGGAGCCCCGGTCAACGACGACTTCGACCGAGACGACATCCCTTTCTGA
- a CDS encoding LexA family protein — MNTFADRFRAAREETGLSQRAFAKRIGVTGATISNWESGVTDPDNIRSALLELAAGVLGKPVAFLRTGKDRREAADAPPGLTLAEDAVRMVPVISYVQAGYGKGAVDPYALGQGSEQIGVDRDMAAELGRLAFALVIDGESMMDEFREGDVVIIDPAVKPRPGDFVVAKVDDDESATFKKYRSRGIDQATGVELFDLVPLNPDWPTISVSPSNPGLIIGTMMEHRRRRRR; from the coding sequence ATGAATACGTTCGCCGACAGATTTCGCGCAGCTCGTGAAGAGACAGGCTTGTCGCAACGCGCGTTCGCCAAGCGTATTGGCGTAACAGGCGCGACCATCAGCAACTGGGAGTCAGGGGTTACGGACCCTGACAATATTCGCAGCGCGCTGCTCGAGCTGGCTGCCGGGGTGTTAGGGAAACCGGTCGCGTTCCTGCGAACCGGAAAGGACCGGCGAGAAGCCGCTGACGCGCCTCCTGGCCTCACGCTGGCGGAAGACGCGGTGAGGATGGTTCCTGTGATCAGCTATGTGCAGGCTGGTTACGGCAAGGGTGCCGTGGATCCGTACGCCCTAGGCCAAGGATCGGAGCAGATAGGCGTGGATCGAGATATGGCCGCAGAACTCGGGCGTTTGGCCTTCGCCCTGGTCATCGACGGTGAGTCGATGATGGATGAGTTTCGCGAGGGCGACGTGGTCATTATCGATCCTGCAGTGAAGCCGCGGCCTGGGGACTTCGTCGTCGCGAAGGTAGACGACGACGAGTCGGCCACGTTCAAAAAGTACCGATCCCGTGGCATCGACCAAGCCACAGGTGTCGAGTTATTTGACTTGGTGCCGCTCAATCCGGACTGGCCTACAATCAGCGTCTCGCCATCGAATCCGGGCCTGATCATTGGCACGATGATGGAGCACCGGCGTCGCCGCCGACGCTAG
- the dnaB gene encoding replicative DNA helicase has product MNMRESIATGLRVPPSSVEAEQSVLGGLMLAPDRIDAVSARLEEDDFYRRDHRMIYRAMVQLAARGTPCDAITLGEWFVRNNFDSVDPSYLMTLANDTPSAANIEAYARIVREKSMRRRVIDVATQMVEQAFGVEQDATELVDGGIAQLMGMQHIEQNTEYTLRQALTIAYEAAEAAKARGGKIPGIPTGLTELDDVLGGLHNSDLIVIGARPSMGKTALLLNIGLGDSSGAGLFSTEQPVVQIGSRILAIEGGVNASRLRNGSHDEEDLGRMANAVGRLVERELLICDRAGLTIGELQRTARRWKQKYGIKRLLVDYVQRVKGNDPRMSRIDQVGEVAVGLKDIARELNIPVVALAQVNREVEKRENKRPNMGDLANSSEIEKEADQVLMLYRDEVYHPNSQDKGIAEISVEKNRHGPTGFIKAAWQAETMRFRDFAPYGGWDD; this is encoded by the coding sequence ATGAACATGCGCGAATCCATCGCGACGGGCCTACGCGTTCCGCCTTCCTCCGTGGAAGCCGAGCAGAGCGTGCTGGGTGGCCTGATGCTGGCCCCGGATCGCATCGACGCCGTGTCGGCGCGGCTCGAGGAGGACGACTTCTACCGCCGCGACCACCGGATGATCTACCGCGCCATGGTCCAGCTGGCCGCCCGTGGCACGCCGTGCGACGCGATCACCCTGGGTGAGTGGTTCGTCCGGAACAACTTCGACTCGGTCGACCCGTCGTACCTCATGACGCTGGCGAACGACACGCCGAGCGCGGCGAACATCGAGGCGTATGCCCGCATCGTTCGCGAGAAGTCCATGCGCCGCCGCGTGATCGACGTGGCCACCCAGATGGTCGAGCAGGCCTTCGGTGTCGAGCAGGACGCGACCGAGCTCGTGGACGGTGGCATCGCTCAGCTGATGGGCATGCAGCACATCGAGCAGAACACCGAGTACACGCTGCGTCAGGCCCTGACGATCGCCTACGAGGCGGCGGAAGCGGCCAAGGCGCGCGGCGGCAAGATCCCCGGTATCCCGACCGGCCTTACCGAGCTCGACGACGTGCTCGGCGGCCTGCACAACTCCGACCTGATCGTGATCGGCGCGCGGCCGTCGATGGGCAAGACCGCGCTTCTGCTGAACATCGGCCTGGGCGATTCCAGCGGTGCGGGCCTGTTCTCGACCGAGCAGCCGGTGGTGCAGATCGGCTCGCGCATCCTTGCGATCGAGGGTGGCGTCAATGCCTCACGGCTGCGCAACGGCTCCCACGACGAGGAAGACCTCGGCCGCATGGCGAACGCGGTGGGCCGTCTGGTTGAGCGCGAGCTGCTGATCTGCGACCGCGCCGGACTGACCATCGGCGAGCTGCAGCGCACGGCCCGCCGATGGAAACAGAAGTACGGCATCAAGCGCCTGCTGGTCGATTACGTGCAGCGCGTGAAGGGCAACGACCCGCGCATGTCTCGCATCGACCAGGTGGGCGAGGTTGCCGTCGGCCTGAAAGACATTGCGCGGGAGCTGAATATCCCTGTCGTGGCGCTGGCTCAGGTGAACCGTGAAGTGGAGAAGCGCGAGAACAAGCGTCCCAATATGGGCGATCTGGCCAACTCCAGCGAGATCGAGAAGGAAGCCGACCAGGTCCTGATGCTGTACCGCGACGAGGTTTACCACCCCAACTCGCAAGACAAGGGCATCGCCGAGATCAGCGTCGAGAAGAACCGCCACGGCCCGACCGGCTTCATAAAGGCCGCGTGGCAGGCCGAGACGATGCGCTTCCGCGACTTCGCGCCGTACGGGGGCTGGGATGACTGA
- a CDS encoding Ref family recombination enhancement nuclease encodes MSTVRQAAKAAQENGKAVAIKPALKRGRSTGTPTKAQKARWDDMRTRGCVACHLNTVDHGMARASYANDLEIHHLLSGGRRRGHDFTVCLCHYHHQGKRMPYADHGYEEHAKVFGPSFGREPRRYRQFYGTDDQLLAYQQVMLERAPVFGPEASW; translated from the coding sequence ATGTCCACTGTCCGCCAGGCCGCCAAGGCCGCGCAGGAGAATGGAAAGGCCGTGGCCATCAAGCCCGCACTGAAGCGCGGCCGCAGCACCGGCACGCCCACGAAGGCCCAGAAAGCCCGCTGGGATGACATGCGCACCCGAGGCTGCGTGGCCTGCCACCTGAACACCGTCGACCACGGCATGGCCCGCGCGAGCTACGCGAACGACCTGGAGATCCACCACCTACTGTCCGGTGGCCGTCGCCGCGGGCACGACTTCACCGTGTGCCTCTGTCACTACCACCACCAGGGCAAGCGCATGCCTTATGCCGATCACGGGTATGAGGAACACGCCAAGGTGTTCGGCCCGAGCTTTGGCCGCGAGCCGCGCCGCTACCGTCAGTTCTACGGGACTGACGACCAGCTGCTGGCATACCAGCAGGTCATGCTCGAGCGCGCGCCTGTGTTCGGGCCGGAGGCGTCATGGTGA
- a CDS encoding glycoside hydrolase family 19 protein → MDVATFSRAAGIPLVRANVWAPPVLAAMARFDITTPTRQAAFIAECGHESAGYMYTREVWGPTKAQAGYEGRADLGNTKKGDGSLFRGRGLIQITGRGNYAAVGRGLGADLLSNPALLEREDYAALSAAWWWKANGCNALADRGDFLALSIRINGKNKDGLPNGWEDRQRRWTIAKRELGVQ, encoded by the coding sequence ATGGACGTCGCCACCTTCAGCCGTGCAGCGGGTATTCCGCTCGTAAGGGCCAATGTGTGGGCACCGCCGGTGTTGGCAGCCATGGCACGCTTCGATATCACGACGCCCACCCGCCAGGCCGCCTTCATCGCCGAATGCGGTCACGAGTCGGCCGGCTACATGTACACCCGTGAGGTGTGGGGACCGACGAAGGCGCAGGCTGGCTACGAAGGTCGCGCCGACCTTGGCAATACGAAGAAGGGCGACGGCTCGCTGTTCCGTGGGCGAGGGCTGATTCAGATTACCGGACGCGGCAATTACGCCGCCGTTGGCCGTGGGCTTGGTGCCGATTTGCTGTCGAACCCGGCGCTGCTGGAGCGCGAGGACTACGCCGCGCTCTCCGCCGCTTGGTGGTGGAAGGCGAACGGCTGCAACGCCCTTGCCGACCGCGGCGACTTTCTGGCGCTGTCCATCCGTATCAACGGAAAAAATAAGGATGGCTTGCCGAACGGATGGGAGGATCGGCAGCGCCGCTGGACGATCGCGAAGCGCGAACTGGGTGTGCAGTGA
- a CDS encoding phage holin family protein, with the protein MPPAQSAIEWIRLLAVSAFAAVGGVTGAVLRAMDAKQPISITGALIEFMAAGFVGALSGLLCSAWGLSIVWTAFIAGTFGMLGARATIQVMQRFVWQKLGLNRSSQDDKPAE; encoded by the coding sequence ATGCCGCCGGCCCAGTCGGCGATCGAATGGATCAGGCTGCTGGCCGTATCGGCATTCGCTGCCGTCGGCGGTGTCACCGGCGCGGTGCTGCGTGCCATGGATGCAAAACAGCCGATCTCGATCACAGGCGCTCTCATCGAATTTATGGCAGCGGGGTTCGTTGGAGCCCTGAGCGGCCTTCTCTGCTCGGCGTGGGGACTGAGCATCGTGTGGACCGCCTTCATCGCCGGCACCTTCGGCATGCTGGGCGCCCGGGCAACCATCCAGGTGATGCAGCGATTCGTCTGGCAGAAGCTCGGGCTCAACCGGAGTTCGCAAGATGACAAACCTGCTGAGTAG
- a CDS encoding phage terminase small subunit P27 family, producing the protein MRGRTATPDALKKARGTARKSRAKAAVPALPVAGSQPPPKHLSKLAAAAWQVYCPLATSMRVLTQGDLLTLERLCECSAEVRELTADVKKSGRTYMTENGLIKANPAVAMLADADRRLLAYLTNFGMTPAARSKVAPTGDGEEKNPNDEFFGGVH; encoded by the coding sequence GTGAGGGGTCGAACCGCCACACCCGATGCCTTGAAGAAGGCTCGCGGCACCGCGCGCAAGAGTCGGGCGAAGGCTGCCGTACCAGCGCTGCCGGTAGCCGGGAGCCAGCCGCCGCCGAAGCATTTGAGCAAGCTCGCCGCCGCGGCCTGGCAGGTTTACTGCCCGCTGGCCACCAGCATGCGCGTGCTCACGCAGGGCGACCTGCTGACGCTGGAGCGCTTATGCGAATGCTCGGCTGAGGTGCGCGAACTGACCGCCGACGTGAAGAAGTCCGGCCGCACGTACATGACCGAGAACGGGCTGATCAAGGCCAACCCCGCGGTTGCCATGCTGGCCGACGCCGACCGACGCCTGCTGGCCTATCTCACCAACTTCGGAATGACTCCAGCGGCCCGATCAAAGGTCGCGCCCACTGGCGATGGTGAAGAAAAGAACCCCAACGACGAGTTCTTCGGCGGCGTCCACTGA
- a CDS encoding terminase large subunit has protein sequence MVKKRTPTTSSSAASTDRATEYAKKVAAGKILAGPDIRNACARHLRDLKSGAKRGLTWDAEKAGRAIRYFEKVLKLNGGEFEGKPFILLAWQAFIVGSIFGWMGANGFRRFREVYVESGKGSGKSPLAAGVGMYCLTADNEPRAEVYAAATKKDQAMILFRDAVAMRELSPDLRTRLKPSGTGEKVWNLSYEAAGAFFRPISADDGQSGPRPHCSLIDEVHEHKNGNVIKMMRAGTKGRRQALMFMITNSGHDRTSVCYDYHDYGRKVCAGLAEDDAFFAFICSLDEGDDPFKDESCWGKANPSLGETFSPQYLRELVVKARGMPSQESVVRRLNFCQWVESDTPWIGADAWLACEKDFAVEAMRGEECYGGLDLSGTRDLTALALYFPRMRRAAVEFWTPGDTLEERAKRDRVNYGLWRDQGHLHAPRGKAVDYTVVAERLGELAALFDIKAIAFDPYRIKYLEPELERLGIDVKLVSHGQGFAKSSESGLWMPHSIETLESDLGDKDIQIKPNPCLRWNAASAVLEADNKDNRIFAKKKATGRIDGVVALAMARGAAEDLADDGDLDGFFSNPIMVGT, from the coding sequence ATGGTGAAGAAAAGAACCCCAACGACGAGTTCTTCGGCGGCGTCCACTGACCGGGCGACCGAGTACGCGAAGAAGGTCGCCGCCGGTAAGATTCTGGCCGGGCCCGACATCCGCAACGCCTGCGCGAGGCACCTGCGCGACCTGAAGAGCGGCGCGAAACGCGGCCTCACATGGGACGCGGAGAAGGCCGGGCGCGCAATCCGTTACTTCGAGAAGGTGCTGAAGCTCAACGGCGGCGAGTTCGAGGGCAAGCCCTTCATCCTGCTGGCCTGGCAGGCATTCATCGTCGGCAGCATCTTTGGCTGGATGGGCGCGAACGGCTTTCGCCGGTTCCGCGAGGTCTATGTCGAGTCCGGCAAGGGCTCGGGCAAGTCGCCACTGGCCGCTGGCGTGGGCATGTACTGCCTGACGGCGGACAACGAGCCGCGCGCCGAGGTGTATGCGGCGGCGACGAAGAAAGACCAGGCCATGATCTTGTTCCGCGACGCTGTCGCGATGCGGGAGCTGTCGCCGGACCTGCGCACGCGGCTCAAGCCGTCGGGCACGGGCGAGAAGGTCTGGAATCTCTCGTACGAGGCGGCCGGCGCGTTCTTCCGGCCCATCTCGGCCGACGATGGGCAGTCCGGTCCTCGCCCGCACTGCAGCCTGATCGACGAGGTGCACGAGCACAAGAACGGCAACGTCATCAAGATGATGCGTGCCGGTACGAAGGGGCGCCGACAGGCGCTCATGTTCATGATCACCAACTCGGGCCACGACCGGACGTCGGTCTGCTACGACTACCACGACTACGGCCGCAAGGTATGCGCTGGCCTAGCCGAGGACGACGCGTTTTTCGCGTTTATCTGCTCCCTGGACGAGGGTGACGATCCGTTCAAGGATGAAAGTTGCTGGGGCAAGGCGAACCCTTCGCTGGGTGAGACCTTCTCGCCGCAGTACCTGCGCGAGCTGGTGGTCAAGGCCCGCGGCATGCCCTCACAAGAGAGCGTGGTCCGTCGGCTCAACTTCTGCCAGTGGGTCGAATCGGACACGCCGTGGATCGGCGCGGACGCATGGCTGGCCTGCGAAAAGGATTTTGCCGTCGAGGCCATGCGGGGCGAGGAGTGCTACGGCGGACTCGATCTTTCCGGCACGCGCGACCTCACGGCACTGGCGCTGTACTTCCCACGCATGAGGCGGGCGGCCGTCGAGTTCTGGACGCCAGGCGACACGCTGGAGGAGCGCGCGAAGCGGGACCGGGTGAATTACGGGCTCTGGCGTGACCAGGGACACCTGCATGCGCCGCGTGGCAAGGCCGTTGATTACACCGTAGTCGCTGAGCGCCTGGGTGAGTTGGCGGCGCTGTTCGACATCAAGGCGATCGCGTTCGATCCGTACCGCATCAAGTACCTCGAGCCTGAGCTGGAGCGTCTGGGCATCGACGTGAAGCTGGTTTCGCACGGGCAGGGCTTCGCCAAGTCCAGCGAGTCCGGCCTGTGGATGCCGCACAGCATCGAAACGCTGGAAAGCGACCTGGGCGACAAAGATATCCAGATCAAGCCGAACCCGTGCCTTCGCTGGAACGCCGCGAGCGCGGTCCTCGAAGCCGACAACAAAGACAACCGCATCTTCGCCAAGAAGAAGGCAACCGGCCGCATCGACGGCGTGGTCGCGCTGGCGATGGCGCGCGGCGCTGCCGAGGATCTTGCCGACGATGGCGACCTCGATGGCTTTTTCAGCAACCCGATCATGGTGGGTACGTAA
- a CDS encoding phage portal protein: MADGSFLGALARGAAPTPFSHTDLVDQRPKRGIFAALSDWLGKSIGLSDTAFWREWAGTSASGEPVTINRSLQLSTVWACVRLISETVSTLPLRVYQRMPDGTRQPATSHPLYRLLSLSPNAEMTPARFMLLVVASICLWGNAFVEKRYIGTRLVALDPLLPQNMTVKRLADGSLEYTYTAAGKQRVIPERTLMHIRGFGLDGICGLQPIQQGREIFGSAASANNAAAAIFAQGMQASGFLSAENALGKEQREQIRDSLAKFVGSKSAGKLMVLEAGMKYQGITMNPEAAQMLQTRGFNVEEICRWFRVPPFKVGHMDKASSWASSSEAQNLLFLTDCLRPVLENIEQEVQRCLMTPADQGVYYVEFSVEGLLRADSAGRAAYYHAGLNDGWMNRDTVCTKENLPKPPGGEIYTVAANLVPLDQLGKQPSGSEQARGAVASWLGMDRIESALAKLTAAADSTHRDVSSLH; the protein is encoded by the coding sequence ATGGCTGATGGTTCCTTCCTGGGCGCGCTGGCGCGCGGCGCCGCGCCGACGCCGTTCAGCCATACCGACCTTGTCGATCAACGTCCCAAGCGCGGCATCTTCGCCGCGCTGAGCGACTGGCTCGGCAAGAGCATTGGTCTGTCCGACACGGCGTTCTGGCGCGAGTGGGCCGGGACGTCGGCCAGTGGCGAGCCGGTGACGATCAATCGATCGCTGCAGCTGTCCACGGTGTGGGCCTGCGTGCGGCTGATCTCCGAGACGGTGTCGACGCTGCCGTTGCGGGTCTACCAGCGCATGCCGGATGGCACGCGGCAGCCGGCGACGTCGCACCCGCTCTACCGCCTACTCAGCCTGTCGCCGAACGCGGAGATGACACCGGCGCGCTTCATGCTGCTGGTGGTGGCGAGCATTTGCCTCTGGGGCAACGCATTCGTCGAAAAGCGCTATATCGGCACCCGGCTGGTGGCACTCGATCCACTGCTGCCACAGAACATGACGGTCAAGCGCCTGGCCGACGGCTCGCTGGAATACACCTACACCGCGGCCGGTAAGCAGCGCGTCATTCCCGAGCGCACGCTCATGCATATCCGCGGCTTCGGGCTGGACGGTATCTGTGGCTTGCAGCCCATCCAGCAGGGGCGCGAAATCTTCGGCTCCGCCGCCTCGGCCAACAACGCCGCCGCGGCGATCTTCGCCCAGGGCATGCAGGCGTCCGGCTTCCTGAGCGCCGAGAACGCGCTGGGGAAGGAGCAACGCGAGCAGATCCGCGACAGCCTGGCGAAGTTCGTCGGCTCCAAAAGCGCCGGCAAGCTGATGGTTCTGGAAGCGGGGATGAAGTACCAGGGCATCACGATGAACCCGGAAGCGGCGCAGATGCTGCAGACCCGCGGCTTCAACGTCGAGGAAATCTGCCGCTGGTTCCGTGTTCCGCCCTTCAAGGTCGGGCACATGGACAAGGCGTCCAGCTGGGCCAGCAGTTCGGAAGCGCAGAACTTGTTGTTTCTGACCGACTGCCTCCGTCCGGTGCTGGAGAACATCGAGCAGGAGGTCCAACGGTGTCTGATGACGCCGGCAGACCAGGGCGTCTACTACGTCGAATTCTCGGTCGAGGGACTGCTCCGAGCCGACAGCGCCGGCCGCGCGGCCTACTACCACGCCGGGCTCAACGACGGCTGGATGAACCGCGACACGGTGTGCACGAAGGAAAACCTGCCGAAGCCGCCAGGCGGTGAGATCTACACGGTGGCAGCGAACCTTGTTCCGCTAGACCAGCTCGGCAAGCAGCCCAGCGGCAGCGAGCAGGCCCGCGGCGCCGTCGCGTCATGGCTGGGCATGGACCGCATCGAGAGTGCGCTGGCCAAGCTAACCGCGGCCGCTGACTCGACTCACCGCGACGTCTCGTCGCTTCACTGA